In one Modestobacter sp. L9-4 genomic region, the following are encoded:
- a CDS encoding MBL fold metallo-hydrolase yields MSTPSLHFLGHSTVRAELAGRTVLTDPLLTPTLGPLRRMVAPLPATSWAGVDLVLISHLHNDHLHLPSLRLLGRSTPIVVPRGAGRWLTRHGFTAVQELGPGESLTDGSLTVTATHADHAAHRWGPRLTHGPHAPAVGHLLRGDGVTVYAAGDTDAFPGMTDLGDDGIDVALVPVWGWGPSLGPGHLDPAGAAAAVQQLRPQVAVPVHWGTYAIAGLCSLPSPWRTRMRDLLVDPPRRFATDVAALAAAGGAPTQVALTAPGSPVVLPAPVEGGS; encoded by the coding sequence GTGAGCACGCCGTCGCTGCACTTCCTCGGCCACTCGACCGTCCGGGCCGAGCTCGCCGGCCGCACCGTCCTCACCGACCCGCTGCTCACCCCGACCCTGGGCCCGCTGCGCCGGATGGTGGCCCCGCTGCCGGCGACCAGCTGGGCCGGCGTGGACCTGGTGCTGATCTCGCACCTGCACAACGACCACCTGCACCTGCCCTCGCTGCGGCTGCTCGGCCGCAGCACGCCGATCGTCGTCCCGCGCGGGGCCGGGCGGTGGCTGACCCGGCACGGGTTCACCGCCGTGCAGGAGCTGGGCCCGGGCGAGAGCCTCACCGACGGCAGCCTCACCGTCACCGCCACCCACGCCGACCACGCCGCGCACCGCTGGGGGCCGCGGCTCACCCACGGCCCGCACGCCCCGGCCGTCGGCCACCTGCTGCGCGGCGACGGCGTCACCGTCTACGCCGCCGGCGACACCGACGCCTTCCCCGGGATGACCGACCTGGGCGACGACGGCATCGACGTGGCGCTGGTGCCGGTGTGGGGCTGGGGCCCCTCCCTCGGCCCCGGCCACCTCGACCCGGCCGGGGCCGCCGCGGCGGTGCAGCAGCTGCGCCCGCAGGTCGCCGTCCCGGTGCACTGGGGCACGTACGCGATCGCCGGGCTGTGCTCGCTGCCCAGCCCATGGCGGACGCGGATGCGCGACCTGCTCGTCGACCCGCCGCGCCGCTTCGCCACCGACGTCGCGGCCCTCGCCGCCGCCGGCGGTGCCCCCACCCAGGTCGCGCTCACCGCGCCCGGCTCCCCCGTCGTGCTGCCCGCGCCGGTCGAGGGCGGGTCGTGA